A single Acidaminococcus sp. DNA region contains:
- a CDS encoding heavy-metal-associated domain-containing protein yields the protein MEKTLNVKGMMCAHCQQHVHDALAALDGVSAVDVNLEKGTAKVTASRDIPVAEFDKAITDAGYELVK from the coding sequence ATGGAAAAGACGTTAAATGTAAAAGGTATGATGTGCGCACATTGCCAGCAGCATGTACACGATGCCCTGGCTGCTCTGGACGGTGTATCTGCTGTGGATGTCAACCTGGAAAAAGGTACTGCTAAAGTAACTGCCAGCCGTGACATTCCTGTTGCTGAATTTGATAAAGCAATCACCGATGCCGGATACGAACTGGTAAAATAA
- a CDS encoding metal-sensing transcriptional repressor, whose translation MLHETTKRNKEGSEYKDLIKRLNRIEGQVRGIKRMLEEDRYCVDILTQVSAITCGLNAFNKKLLADHIKSCVVQDIRNGDDQVVDELCETLQKLMK comes from the coding sequence ATGCTGCATGAAACGACGAAACGAAACAAAGAGGGCAGTGAGTACAAGGATCTTATCAAGAGATTGAACCGGATTGAGGGTCAGGTTCGCGGAATCAAGAGGATGCTTGAAGAAGACCGGTACTGTGTGGATATTCTGACCCAGGTCAGCGCCATTACGTGCGGTCTGAATGCCTTCAACAAAAAATTACTGGCTGACCACATCAAATCCTGCGTGGTGCAAGACATCCGCAACGGAGATGATCAGGTCGTTGATGAACTGTGTGAAACCCTTCAAAAATTGATGAAATGA